Proteins co-encoded in one Dehalogenimonas sp. WBC-2 genomic window:
- the livM gene encoding branched-chain amino acid transport system permease LivM translates to MDPILIYAVNALVYIGIFAIVALSLNAEYGYTGLANFGKVAFFMVGAYSYALLVQAGVPWPLAMALAALISSIFGLLVSLPAIRLREDYLAIVTLTFGEILRIFIKSEDWLANGVWGISIPPVFAAGDFVTGLWMNLALVFGLLVACYIFMSLLANSPFGRIMRALREDQVAADAIGKNRIVYKSQIFMIGSAMAGLGGALFANFVGYIAPESFLPIITFTIWMMVILGGPANNFGVIIGAAAVQLFERGTIILKDYVTLPIDPTNLQNILFGVIIITILMFRPSGLFKESKINTLGTRRAMRWLNPSSK, encoded by the coding sequence ATGGATCCGATACTTATTTACGCTGTCAACGCCCTGGTCTACATCGGAATATTCGCCATCGTTGCTTTGTCGCTTAATGCCGAGTACGGTTACACCGGCCTGGCTAACTTCGGCAAAGTGGCCTTCTTCATGGTCGGGGCTTACAGCTATGCACTGTTAGTTCAGGCAGGCGTTCCATGGCCGTTGGCGATGGCATTAGCGGCGTTAATATCTTCGATCTTCGGTTTGCTTGTATCTTTGCCTGCGATACGCCTTCGCGAAGATTACCTGGCAATAGTTACTCTCACTTTCGGCGAAATCCTCCGTATCTTTATTAAATCTGAAGACTGGCTGGCTAACGGAGTTTGGGGTATAAGCATCCCGCCCGTTTTTGCCGCAGGTGATTTCGTCACAGGTTTATGGATGAACCTGGCACTGGTCTTCGGTCTGCTGGTAGCGTGCTACATCTTTATGAGTCTCCTGGCTAATTCACCCTTCGGCCGGATCATGCGGGCACTCCGTGAAGACCAGGTGGCCGCTGACGCCATTGGCAAGAACCGCATAGTTTATAAAAGCCAGATTTTCATGATAGGATCGGCCATGGCCGGCCTCGGCGGCGCTCTCTTCGCCAATTTCGTGGGTTATATCGCCCCGGAATCTTTCCTGCCAATTATCACTTTTACCATCTGGATGATGGTCATCCTTGGCGGTCCGGCCAACAACTTTGGTGTTATCATCGGTGCGGCGGCAGTGCAACTCTTCGAACGCGGCACCATCATCTTGAAAGACTATGTAACTTTACCTATTGACCCAACCAACCTACAGAATATCCTCTTCGGTGTGATCATCATTACCATCCTGATGTTCCGCCCGAGTGGCCTGTTCAAGGAAAGCAAGATCAATACTCTGGGTACCAGGAGGGCCATGCGATGGCTGAACCCCTCCTCAAAGTAG